The Xenopus tropicalis strain Nigerian chromosome 1, UCB_Xtro_10.0, whole genome shotgun sequence DNA segment AAGCTGCTAATGCAAGAGAAGAGCTGCTACAGAGTATCCAAGTGTAAAGCAGCCCCAATAACAAGCACAGCAAACCTGGGATTAGGAACAAGATGAGGGAAAATGGCAGAAGAACACTATAATAAAAGGTAGTATTATCAAAGTATTACTGGAAACACTAACCTGGCATTCATACAGCTTCTTCCTTCCCTTTTTGGCACCGACGCCATACTGACAAGCTGACAGGTGACACTTTAGGGTGCTGTTTCTGGCAAAATGCTCGTGACAGTTAGGGCATTCAAATGGTTTTTCACCTGTGAGAAACAAAGTAGGCCCACGAAAGACATCAGTGAATATTAAGAAAACAAATGCCAACATAAATTCACTTTTACAAAATCAATCAAGCTAATGTACGGGGTGGATTTGTTTTCACAGTTCATCTGCAGGCAGTCATTCACATTTATATGGGGTCAGGTGGGATTTTATACCTGTTTCCTTTTAGCTGTTACTGTGCTACAACTCCCCCAGTTTTTCCCAGAAGATAAAAGTTCAAAACCCCTGTTTGGTAACTAAGTTATCATCTCCCTGTTCTCTatatacagtgccctccataatgtttgggacaaagacacatttttctttgatttacccctctgctcctTCGTGTAAACTTTTAAATCAATCAATTCAGAtgtgattaaagtgcacattctggactttaatttaaagttattttcatacatttcggtttcaccatgtagaaattacaacactttttatacatagttcccctcatttcagggcacctGAGATAATTGGCTTCACGGGGGGGGTACTATGTATAAAAAGTTTTGGGTTTCTCGTCttattttgtgtatacatgtactgtGGTATCCAACTTCctatctcagaaaaatccttaattcctggggccagagtctgcacagctctctcctttctcctgctccccctcccataagaattcactccccctcccataagaatgtgtgatctatgctctcaacagctagagctgcagcaggaggctactgagaccaagctaaaatggcagctgctatcttaaagaaacgaagggagcttctagggctgtttactcaggtatggtaaagctttctgcagaataaatatagtgttctaggtggcactattatggctaatctattggcagtaaattgccaaaatgcctttccttctcctttaagaagaattGAAATACAAGAGAAGAACAAGTGCCTTTACCTGTGTGCTTACGCAGATGCTCTTTAAAATGTCCAAAGTGGTCAAACTGCTTATCGCAGTACTGGCACACGTGTATCTTTTTGCCTGGTCTCGGCCTCTTGTTGGCTGTGCTTTCATCCATATGGTAACAGGTAAGGTGCTGCTTCCAGGCAATCTCCCGCACgtaccttttattgcatatttcaCACTTGAAAGTGTCCGAGGAGTGTGATTTCATATGTTCCTTGAAATGGTAAAACAATTTAAATGAACGATTACATTTCTGACAATGGAACATGTTGTTGACATGTGACAGATGAACCTCCATAATTTCAGAGCCTTCTACCTGTTTGCCGGCGGCATCGCTTTCGTTGCTACTCTCCTCCTCTAACTGCCTTTTTCTTTCCCCATGGCGGTATTTGCTGGTAATGTCAGCCAGGAGTGCCAGGGCAGAATCATCGGATGTAGCAGTGCTTTGGATGTACTTAATGGACTGCTCTGCAGTAGCCACCTCTTCCATGGTTGCCACATTGTCATCGAGCTCAATTGTTTTTTCACCTATTTCTACTTCGATTTCCAGCGGTTCTCCATCTGAAGCCGGTAACGTTTCTGTGATAACTTCTGAAGATTCTGCAATCTTCCACTTCTTTATACTGTCTGTGCTTTCTGTTCGGGCCTCAGCCTCAATTATAATACTTTCTTTGTTCCTATAAACAATAATTGATATCTGCTGAAAACATAACCCAGTAAGCATACTTACTATAAATCATGGAATTAAAGGTCTAACTGCTTAACCTTGGTCAGTTAATATACATGTTTGTGGGAGTCATTTCTTTCTATTTATGTACCTGAATTCAAGTGCTTTGATGGCCTCCTGCATCTGTAGATATTCTGCTGCTTTCCATATGTCACAAGCCTCCTCCTCATCTTGTATCATCAGTTTTGCGGTGTAGGTAAAGTCTATCAGGTGGCGAAAGGCTGCATTGCTGACACCTTAATTGCAAAGAAGTATGAGTACTTAAAAATATAAAGGCCTAATACCATGAGGATTAGTATTTGAATATATTCCTAAAAATTAATGGCAAGTATGCATGATAGTTCACTTTTGAAGTATTAAACCCTTGACCTCAGTGATGCTAGGAAGTCATTCCAATCACCATGCCACTATGATATGTACGGTGAATAATGACTACTTCTAATGACTGGCTTTGATGCATGATAGTAATGGAAAGATCAGCCTGAAATGTGTTTCTGGGCAGAGAATATGGGTTGTGCATCAAACTTAAATCTGGGCCTCAACCCTATGCTGGGGCACTCATACCCAACTTCCTGCATTCCAGTGATATCACCATTCCAGCCCCACCTGTTTGTGAAATCATCTGAGAGGGCCAGGTGTGGGAAAAAATGGAGGAAAAGACATATTCCACCctctgaatgtgtgaaaccttTAAAAGAGTGAAGCACTCTGAATGGCTAAGTTGTGCCACCTAGCTTCCTTTGTGTTCCACACCTGTCAAGGGTGCTGAAAGTAGCAGCAGGTGGGAATAACTGGGCCATTACTCACCATATCAGGGGGACACTAACGTCAAGCATCATTCTATCACATGCCACTGGAGGTCATTTCAACAGGAGCCACTTGGCCTGCTACAGAAGGGGGTGTTGCCAATCACcttctgcttaaaggaacagtaacactaaaaaatgaaagagctttaaagtaataaaaatataatgcactgttgccctgcactggtaaaactggtgtgtttgctacagtaacactactataatgtatataataagctgctgtgtagccacgggggcagccgttcaagctggaaaaaaggagaaaaggcacaggttacatagcagataacagataagctctgtagaatacagatgttatctgctatgtgcctgtgcttttctcctttgaatggctgcctccatggctacatagcagcttatttatataaattatagtagactttctgaagtaaacacacaacttttaccagtgcagggcagcagcacattatattttagaaacttttatacactttcattttttggtgttactgttcctttaaggcaaggatccccaacctttcttacccttgagccacattcaaatgtaaaaagacttagggagcaacacaagcataaaacatgttcctggggtgccaaatatgggttgttattggctaattggtagcccctatgtggactggcagcttttGGGAGACACTGTTTGGCATTACATCTGGtctgtatgcaaccaaaacttgccccaagtcaggaattcaaaaataactccctggtttgggggcactgagagcaacatccaaggggttggagagcaacatgttgctcacgagccactggttggggatcactgctttaaggaaTCCAATGGAAAGGGTCGGGCTGCCAGTGCTATTTATATCACATGACATCAATAAGATGGACCTCTCTAAAGGCTTCCATACTTCCTGCAGGAGGAACTTATGGCACCAAGAGGGAATAGAAAGAAGTAGGGGGGCATTTTACTCAATATTATATCACGCCTCCCTGATGGAGGGAAGTAAGGGGGGTAATAGCTTGACCCCTGTGTAGCCTGTGTCCCCCAGAGTAATGCAGCACTAACAGATACTTACATTTGCCTAACAGTTTAGATGATttaacttaggggtatatttatcatgctgtgtaaaaagtggagtaaaacatcaccggtgatgttgttcacagcagccaatcaaatgctttgctttggtgattggttgccctgggcaacatcaccggtaatgtttcactccactttttacacagcatgataaatataccccttagtgtgcaCTAAAAGAACAACAAGGACTGAAATACCTTCAATTTCCACTAATGGCTCCTGAGTGAAATCTTGAAAAAACTTGTAGAAGAAGTGACTGCATGCAGCAAGAACGGCCTTGTGAGCTTTGAACTGATGACCTGGGCAAGACAAGGTAAAAAATAGATGCTTAAAAGCACGATCCATAAACTCAACAACCCAAATACATAAATGAATACTTGTGAATAAACAGGCTGACGAATGAATCAAGCAACAATGATATAACGCGTTATAAATGGCGGGAGCAACATACATACCATCCACTATTAATGTGATGTCAGTAAACTGATCAAGTTCTCGCTGTTCATTTAGTCTGTCCAACATCACTTTGTAATGGTCTGGGAACTCCTGAATGCAACCCATCGTCTCCTCTGCTTCCATACCGTGACAGCTTGTCTGAAACAAGAAAAAGTAAATTGGGACTGGAACTGGAACTGAACCTAGAACCTCAGCACCGACAGGCAGCAGCTAAATGCTGGTCTgaaattacaggaaaaaaacagttcccaagcattccagataataaccTCTACTTaagtttgggggaaaaaaaataaaaagagaatagggctcatttacaatgtgcaaaaaaaaaaaaaaaatttttttttttttgccacttttcCCTGCTGCACGAggcattggggcagatttactaatccacgaatccgaatcccgaaagggaaaaaaatcgtattggaaacgaaaattttgcgactttttcgtcgcggtcacgattttttcgtagccgttgtgattttttcgtattgagcaattgtaaacggcggaaaaaccaatccaaatttttcgcggcggcgacgaaaaagtcgcggaaaaaatacgataaagtcgtaacggcgacgaaaaagttgcgaaaaatacggAAAAAATCGTGAAGGCgccaaaaaagtagcaaaaatactgatcattacgaaaaaaacgcattcggacgttcgtggattagtaaatgtgccccattgtgttaATAAGACCTGCAGAATGCACCTGGGGGGGCATGTATTTTTCCCTAGGAGCAGCCCGGAGAAATAACCTTAGTGACTATATTCACCGGGGGGATGCTTTACATATTGGCACCAGTGAATTGGACAttgttgtcctttaaaggaacagtaacaccaaaaaattaaagtgtataaaagtaactaaaatataatgtgctgctgccctgcactggtaaaagttgtgtgtttacttcagaaagtctactataatttatataaataagctgctgtgtagccatggaggcagccattcaaaggagaaaaggcacaggcacatagcagataacagataaaacactattgtattctacagaacttatctgttatctgctatgtaacctgtgccttttctcctttttcccccgGAGCTacaccagcttattatataaattatagtagtgtaaagctggccatacacgggcagatccgctcgcttcacccgacgggtggcgatatcggggaggcatgtaggcgaattcgatcatttggccctggggccaaacgatcgaattcttcacgtggcaatggggcagtcggttcggggaccgcatcaacgagccgatgcggtccccgatcagactggattttctaacctgcccgatcgatatctggacaatttcaggccagatatcggtcggccaggcccctcggttctgcccctacacgggccgataagcttttctcctttttcccccgGAGCTacaccagcttattatataaattatagtagtgtaaagctggccatacacgggcagatccgctcgcttatcttcacccgatatccccacctacgtgtggcgatatcggggaggcatgtaggcgatggggcagtcggttcggggaccgcatcaacgagccgatgcgatccccgatctgactggattttcaaacatggccgatcgatatctggccaatctcaggccagatattggtcggccaggcccctcggttctgcccctacacgggccgatatgggtccaagggacccatatcggcaactataatcggcctgtgtatgggggcctttactgtagcaaacacaccagttgtaccagtgcagggcaacagtgcattatatttgtattactaaagctctttcattttttagtgctactgttcctttaagctggagCCCCCTATTCCTACCCGTGTGTGATCAGTGAGTGTATTGCTGAAACCATTTCCCAATGGCCACTGAAAATGTAATGAATGCATGTGGAAACGTTATTTAGAATGGCAGACTGCCCTTTCCCATGGTATTCCCTGCACACTTTTACTTCACGTATCTCATTGATGAGGCGAATAAAATAAGGCAGGCTAATATTAATAAAGGTGACATTCTTTTTACGTTCTGGAGTTTGGGAAATCACGGCAAATCACGTAACTAAAACTCTAAAGATCGAGTAAAATTCGGAGTGTGTCGCTTTTAACTAAAAGAACTCTCTGACTGTTTGTGATGCTGCTGGGAAACTACACGAGTGAGCGCTGGCCCCTCCCCTTCCCTTACTAACTCCATGCAACGCCCTCAGCCAGCTTAACCACTGGTCCCTCCCCTCTCGCTTCCTATTGGGCGTCCGTCCATCCATCATGTCAACAACCTGGCCAATTGCGTCTCCGCCTTAAACACCGGAAGGCCTGTTCTGACCACCCAGTGCCTGCCTCCGGGCCGTGAAACTAAAACAGAGAAACGGGAGCGGAGCCAAAAAAATAATGCAGTGACCTGTCCTCTAATGTACCCAGTTACTAAGTTACATCGCTTGTGACTAGCCCACCACCCGGAAACGGCCTCTCGTCTCCCTCAGTATATACTGCGGCGCCAGCCGGCCACTATTACGTCATCAAATCGCGCATAAAGAAAAATCGCCCCCATGCAGGCAGGCGGCCTTATAACATGTGGTTGTGAGGGAGATGCGCTAGCCGCCAGTGACGCGGAGGAGAAGCTGCGTTAGTTTCTCAGTCACTTACCGGCTACAGCGAGATAGGCTGCCCGCGGCCTCCACCTCCTCCAGTCTGTCGATGGCTGTGGGGGGGAAAGGGCGGGCGCCTCGGCTTCCCAGCATCCATAGCGCGGGAACTGACGTCACTTCGGCCTCTGACCTCCCTGCTGAAATGAAAGTGAAGTGAGGGGAGTTTGGGGTTTTAGATGGGTGTGGGAGGCTGGGGTACCAAAGCGACCATTTCCCGCATCCTCTGCGCGTTACACGCTCGGCTGTAGGGAAAACAAAGGCAGCAGTTTCCTTAGGGATCCCATGGGGGGGGATAGGCAGCAAGCATTGGCCAAACGTACAGGGGGGATGGTGGCTGCACTGAGTAGGTCCAGCTCTTGTTAAACTACATCCCACCAACCGTGCAGGGCATACTAGGGCGGCCACAGGTTTGTACTGCCGCAGGTTGGAtgttt contains these protein-coding regions:
- the znf131 gene encoding zinc finger protein 131 isoform X1, yielding MMDGRTPNRKREGRDQWLSWLRALHGTSCHGMEAEETMGCIQEFPDHYKVMLDRLNEQRELDQFTDITLIVDGHQFKAHKAVLAACSHFFYKFFQDFTQEPLVEIEGVSNAAFRHLIDFTYTAKLMIQDEEEACDIWKAAEYLQMQEAIKALEFRNKESIIIEAEARTESTDSIKKWKIAESSEVITETLPASDGEPLEIEVEIGEKTIELDDNVATMEEVATAEQSIKYIQSTATSDDSALALLADITSKYRHGERKRQLEEESSNESDAAGKQVEGSEIMEVHLSHVNNMFHCQKCNRSFKLFYHFKEHMKSHSSDTFKCEICNKRYVREIAWKQHLTCYHMDESTANKRPRPGKKIHVCQYCDKQFDHFGHFKEHLRKHTGEKPFECPNCHEHFARNSTLKCHLSACQYGVGAKKGRKKLYECQVCNSIFNCWDQFKDHLVLHTGEKPNHCTLCDMWFMQGSELRKHLQEAHNISERIVTEVVLPSETTETESVSSMTFVEQVEQVHMVPVDQVIQVQVDPPQLTVGHLHQDLLEVNQVKGAHILDLQTQVQLGHIEVEHLHIEPGTEIQVEEVHVEHVNQIHMEEVEAELLDESSIQHIEQAIVEQDESCQAEEGELHQIVHTGAETLQIKQMEITHIEATAE
- the znf131 gene encoding zinc finger protein 131 isoform X3 is translated as MMDGRTPNRKREGRDQWLSWLRALHGTSCHGMEAEETMGCIQEFPDHYKVMLDRLNEQRELDQFTDITLIVDGHQFKAHKAVLAACSHFFYKFFQDFTQEPLVEIEGVSNAAFRHLIDFTYTAKLMIQDEEEACDIWKAAEYLQMQEAIKALEFRNKESIIIEAEARTESTDSIKKWKIAESSEVITETLPASDGEPLEIEVEIGEKTIELDDNVATMEEVATAEQSIKYIQSTATSDDSALALLADITSKYRHGERKRQLEEESSNESDAAGKQEHMKSHSSDTFKCEICNKRYVREIAWKQHLTCYHMDESTANKRPRPGKKIHVCQYCDKQFDHFGHFKEHLRKHTGEKPFECPNCHEHFARNSTLKCHLSACQYGVGAKKGRKKLYECQVCNSIFNCWDQFKDHLVLHTGEKPNHCTLCDMWFMQGSELRKHLQEAHNISERIVTEVVLPSETTETESVSSMTFVEQVEQVHMVPVDQVIQVQVDPPQLTVGHLHQDLLEVNQVKGAHILDLQTQVQLGHIEVEHLHIEPGTEIQVEEVHVEHVNQIHMEEVEAELLDESSIQHIEQAIVEQDESCQAEEGELHQIVHTGAETLQIKQMEITHIEATAE
- the znf131 gene encoding zinc finger protein 131 isoform X2 — translated: MEAEETMGCIQEFPDHYKVMLDRLNEQRELDQFTDITLIVDGHQFKAHKAVLAACSHFFYKFFQDFTQEPLVEIEGVSNAAFRHLIDFTYTAKLMIQDEEEACDIWKAAEYLQMQEAIKALEFRNKESIIIEAEARTESTDSIKKWKIAESSEVITETLPASDGEPLEIEVEIGEKTIELDDNVATMEEVATAEQSIKYIQSTATSDDSALALLADITSKYRHGERKRQLEEESSNESDAAGKQVEGSEIMEVHLSHVNNMFHCQKCNRSFKLFYHFKEHMKSHSSDTFKCEICNKRYVREIAWKQHLTCYHMDESTANKRPRPGKKIHVCQYCDKQFDHFGHFKEHLRKHTGEKPFECPNCHEHFARNSTLKCHLSACQYGVGAKKGRKKLYECQVCNSIFNCWDQFKDHLVLHTGEKPNHCTLCDMWFMQGSELRKHLQEAHNISERIVTEVVLPSETTETESVSSMTFVEQVEQVHMVPVDQVIQVQVDPPQLTVGHLHQDLLEVNQVKGAHILDLQTQVQLGHIEVEHLHIEPGTEIQVEEVHVEHVNQIHMEEVEAELLDESSIQHIEQAIVEQDESCQAEEGELHQIVHTGAETLQIKQMEITHIEATAE